The genomic segment ATAGAAAAAATAGATACACAAAAGATGAAAAGTGCTTTAAGTGAAGGAAATATTATTATAGTTGCTGGATTTCAAGGAGTTACACTTGATGGTTCAAGAGTTACAACTTTAGGTCGAGGTGGAAGTGATTTATCTGCTGTTGCAATTGCTGGTGCTATAAAAGCTGATGTTTGTGAAATTTATACTGATGTTGATGGTATTTATACAACAGATCCTAGAATTGAGCCAAAAGCTAAAAAGTTAGAAAAAATATCTTATGATGAAATGTTGGAACTTGCAAGTCTTGGTGCAAAAGTATTACAAAATAGATCAGTTGAAATGGCAAAAAAATTAAATGTAAATCTAGTATCAAGAAGTAGTTTTACACCCAATGTAGAGGGAACTTTAATAACAAATGAAGAGGAAATTATGGAAAAACCAATAGTAAGTGGAATAGCTTTAGATAAAAATCAAGTAAGAGTTGGAATGTATGGTGTTGTTGATAAACCAGGTGTTGCTAGTGCAATTTTTACGGCTCTTGCAGATGCAAATATAAATGTTGATATGATTGTTCAAACAAGAGGACTTGATGGAACAACTGATTTAGATTTTACAATTCCTACGACAGATTTAGAGATTTGTAAAAAAGTTATGGAGCAATTTAGACCTCAAGCAAAAAATATAGATTACAATGAAGCAATTTGTAAAGTTTCTATTGTTGGAGTTGGTATGAAATCAAATACTGGAGTTGCTTCAAAAGCATTTACAGCTATGGCGAATGAGAATATTAATATTAGAATTATATCTACAAGTGAGATTAAAATCTCTATGATTATTGATGAAAAATATGCAGAGTTAGCTGTAAGAGCTTTACACGACGCATACGAACTGGACAAATAGTTTGCAAGAGTTTTTAAATTGGACAGTTGATACAATTAGGGAAGATAAGCTTTTATCTCCTTGGTTGGAAGAAAAAAAGTTTGAATGGGCTCCATTAGTATCAAAAAATGTTACTAACATTTTAGATAAAAGTTACTCTATTTTGATTATAACAGATAAAGAGAGAGAATGGTTTTCAAGCTACATTTTATCTAATATAAACTCTTCAAAACTCAATAGACCTTTTTTGCCATTTTATGATTTTAGTTCATTTTACAAAAATCTTGATCATATAAAATCAGAAGATGATATTTCAAATATTAAAGATATGCTGAAAATATCTTTTCCAAATGGATATTGTTTTTGGTATATTGGGAAAAGTCAAGACAATAGATCTACACTTGCAAAAATTACAAAAAGCTCTTTTTTGTGGATTTTTGATGAAGAGCGACAAGGCTCTTTAAACTTAAAATCAAATGATGATGGACTAGATATGAAACTTCTTCAAATGTTTAGATTGTACAACAAAACTTTAAGTGCAGCACTTTTTGCAAACATAAATGTAGAGAGTTAATCTTGGAAATAGTTACAAACTCTTCAATCTTTATTGTAAATAGTATAGAAGATAGTTTAAGCAAAATTCTAGCTGTTTATCCTACTCATCAAACAAGAGTTATAAAAAATGAAGAGAAAGATGAGTTTCAAATAGAACAAGCAAATAAAACTCTAAAAGAGTCATATATCGCATCAAATGAGACAAAATATCTCTTTTTATGTGGTGCTACATTTAGAGTTGAAGCACAAAATGCTCTTTTGAAAATTTTAGAAGAGCCACCAAAGAATATAGTTTTTATTCTTTTAGTTTCTTCTAAAAATTCACTACTTCCAACAATTTATTCAAGATTACCATATAAAAATCTTAAAAAAGTTGTGAATAAAGATGATATTGAGCTAAATATAAAAAAATTAGATTTAAAAGATATATACACTTTTATAAAAAATAGTCAAAAAATTACAAAAAATGAAGCTATAAATATTGTTGAAACTATTTTAATAAAAGCAAACAAAGAAAATATAAAATTTAATCAAAAAGAGTTAGATGTATTTTTTAAATCTATAAAACTTTTGGAGCTAAATTCAAAACCAACTACAGTTTTAACTTATCTTCTTTTATCTATTTTAGAAAAAGAGTCAAAATGAAAGTATCTAAACTATCTTTAGCTGATACAAAAACATTTTTAAGTAATTTAAAATGTGATAAAAGTGGTGTTGCTATTATGTCAAAAAAAGCAAAAATTCATACGCTTTTTATAAAAAATTTGCATGTAGGTGCTGCTAATATATTAAAGCAAGATGCTTTATCTATTGGCGCTGATTTAGCTGTTCCAGAAGGTGTAATAATAGCAAAAGACAAGTTTGTGAATGCACTACTTATAGGTTCTACAAAACATTTCGAAATACTTTCACGAAAAGAGTTATCACAACCTTTTGGGCTTAAAGAGTTGGCTAAAATCCTAAAAGATTTTACAAAAGAAATAAATACTTCTACCAAAATAATGGGTGTTTTAAATGCAAATGAAGACTCTTTTTTTAAAAATAGTAGATTTGATAACTCAAGTGCTTCACAAAGAATAGAACAAATGATAGAAGATGGTGTAGATATTATAGATATTGGTGCTGTTTCAAGCCGTCCTGGAAGTTTACCAATTAGTTGTGATGAAGAGCTTGAAAGAGTAAAAAATATAGTCCAAACAATATATAAAAATAGATATTTTGAAAAAGTTGATTTTTCTATTGATTCTTTTTCTCCAAAAGTTATTGATTTTGTTTTAAATCATGGTTTTAAAATAGTTAATGATATAACAGGATTACAAGATGATGAAGTTTGTAAATTAGCTTCAGTATACAAAGCACAAGTTATAATAATGCATATGCAAAAAGACCAAACAACTATGCAAAATAATCCTTCTTATGAAGATATTATGGTTGAAATTGATGATTTTTTTAAAAATAGAATCCAAAAGGCTAAGAGTTTCGGTATAGATGATATTGTCTTAGATGTTGGAATTGGTTTTGGAAAAACATTAGAGCATAATCTACTTTTACTTAAAAATTTAGAACATTTTAAGCATTTTGGATATGAACTTCTAATTGGAGCTAGTAGAAAATCTATGATAAATATGATTACACCTAGCGAAATCGAAAATAGGCTTCCTGGAACTTTGGCTATACATCTTGAATCTTTAAGATATGGTGCTAGTATTATACGATGTCAT from the Aliarcobacter cryaerophilus ATCC 43158 genome contains:
- a CDS encoding aspartate kinase — its product is MLKVLKFGGTSVGTLDRIANVAQIIKKIRDEGHDVIAIVSAMSGETNKLIEYAEYYTKTPDLKEMDMLLSSGERVTSALLSIALNSIGYKTISMTGREAGIMTTDTHTKAKIEKIDTQKMKSALSEGNIIIVAGFQGVTLDGSRVTTLGRGGSDLSAVAIAGAIKADVCEIYTDVDGIYTTDPRIEPKAKKLEKISYDEMLELASLGAKVLQNRSVEMAKKLNVNLVSRSSFTPNVEGTLITNEEEIMEKPIVSGIALDKNQVRVGMYGVVDKPGVASAIFTALADANINVDMIVQTRGLDGTTDLDFTIPTTDLEICKKVMEQFRPQAKNIDYNEAICKVSIVGVGMKSNTGVASKAFTAMANENINIRIISTSEIKISMIIDEKYAELAVRALHDAYELDK
- a CDS encoding HobA family DNA replication regulator codes for the protein MQEFLNWTVDTIREDKLLSPWLEEKKFEWAPLVSKNVTNILDKSYSILIITDKEREWFSSYILSNINSSKLNRPFLPFYDFSSFYKNLDHIKSEDDISNIKDMLKISFPNGYCFWYIGKSQDNRSTLAKITKSSFLWIFDEERQGSLNLKSNDDGLDMKLLQMFRLYNKTLSAALFANINVES
- a CDS encoding DNA polymerase III subunit delta'; translation: MEIVTNSSIFIVNSIEDSLSKILAVYPTHQTRVIKNEEKDEFQIEQANKTLKESYIASNETKYLFLCGATFRVEAQNALLKILEEPPKNIVFILLVSSKNSLLPTIYSRLPYKNLKKVVNKDDIELNIKKLDLKDIYTFIKNSQKITKNEAINIVETILIKANKENIKFNQKELDVFFKSIKLLELNSKPTTVLTYLLLSILEKESK
- the folP gene encoding dihydropteroate synthase; the encoded protein is MKVSKLSLADTKTFLSNLKCDKSGVAIMSKKAKIHTLFIKNLHVGAANILKQDALSIGADLAVPEGVIIAKDKFVNALLIGSTKHFEILSRKELSQPFGLKELAKILKDFTKEINTSTKIMGVLNANEDSFFKNSRFDNSSASQRIEQMIEDGVDIIDIGAVSSRPGSLPISCDEELERVKNIVQTIYKNRYFEKVDFSIDSFSPKVIDFVLNHGFKIVNDITGLQDDEVCKLASVYKAQVIIMHMQKDQTTMQNNPSYEDIMVEIDDFFKNRIQKAKSFGIDDIVLDVGIGFGKTLEHNLLLLKNLEHFKHFGYELLIGASRKSMINMITPSEIENRLPGTLAIHLESLRYGASIIRCHDVKEHFQAIKVFEAIENIN